The Candidatus Deferrimicrobiaceae bacterium genome contains a region encoding:
- a CDS encoding cytochrome c3 family protein, which translates to MEGNLRKTAIRIAVSAYFGALLLITAALGYSWYRGGQAPDQPIAFPHTIHVSKLNLPCNFCHIFVDRSRHAGAPPLEKCMSCHRAIATEREEIRKLTRHYEEKRPVEWVRVYSLPEHVYFSHKRHVKAGVDCENCHGMVGAMKKIRRVGSLEMGWCVSCHLARGAPRDCATCHK; encoded by the coding sequence TTGGAGGGGAATCTGAGAAAAACGGCCATCCGGATCGCCGTGTCCGCGTATTTCGGGGCGCTTCTCCTGATCACGGCGGCCTTGGGATATTCCTGGTATCGGGGGGGACAGGCCCCGGACCAGCCGATCGCCTTTCCCCACACGATCCATGTGTCGAAACTGAATCTGCCCTGTAATTTCTGCCATATCTTCGTCGACCGCTCGAGGCACGCGGGTGCTCCGCCCTTGGAAAAATGCATGTCCTGCCACAGGGCGATCGCGACGGAGAGGGAGGAGATCCGGAAGCTCACCCGGCATTACGAGGAGAAACGGCCCGTGGAATGGGTGCGGGTCTACTCCTTGCCGGAACACGTCTACTTTTCCCACAAGCGGCATGTCAAAGCGGGGGTGGACTGCGAAAACTGCCACGGGATGGTGGGGGCGATGAAAAAGATCCGCAGAGTGGGCTCGCTGGAAATGGGGTGGTGCGTATCCTGCCACCTGGCCCGGGGAGCGCCCCGGGACTGCGCCACCTGCCACAAGTAG